The following proteins are co-located in the Halarcobacter sp. genome:
- the ccoN gene encoding cytochrome-c oxidase, cbb3-type subunit I, translating into MQNGARIEYDYSIAKAFTFATILFGIIGLTLGVVLAFQLAFPELNHLAGEYGTFSRLRPLHTNGVAFGFTLSGIFATWYYVGQRVLKVSLKESPFLLAIGKLHFLVYFITILLAVVTLFAGITTSKEYAELEWPLDILIVVFWVLWGIGIFGLIGIRRERTLYISLWYYIACFIAVAMLHLFNNLEVPTMLVSGYGSWIHSVSMYAGTNDALVQWWYGHNAVAFVFTTPIIAMIYYFLPKESGQNVYSYKLSILAFWGLMFVYLWAGGHHLIYSTVPDWMQTMGSVMSVVLILPSWGSAINMLLTMKGEWQQLQTNTLIKFMVLASTFYMLSTIEGPIQSIKSVNAIAHFTDWIPGHVHDGVLGWVVFMIMSALFHMAPRMYGREIYSKSLLDTQFWLQTTGIVLYFTSMWIAGITQGMMWRAYDEYGSLVYSFIDTVTVLHPYYTIRAVGGLLYLIGFFMFAYNMYKTATAGRVLDKEPVNASPVAA; encoded by the coding sequence ATGCAAAACGGTGCACGAATCGAGTATGATTACTCAATTGCAAAAGCGTTTACATTTGCAACAATTCTGTTTGGTATCATTGGTTTAACGTTAGGTGTTGTACTTGCGTTTCAACTAGCATTTCCTGAGTTAAATCATTTAGCTGGGGAGTATGGTACTTTCAGTAGATTAAGACCTTTACACACAAATGGTGTTGCGTTTGGTTTTACTCTTAGTGGTATCTTTGCTACATGGTATTATGTAGGTCAAAGAGTATTAAAAGTATCTCTAAAAGAGTCACCATTTTTATTAGCAATAGGTAAACTACACTTTTTAGTTTATTTTATTACTATTCTTTTAGCAGTAGTTACACTATTCGCAGGTATTACTACTTCAAAAGAATATGCTGAGTTAGAGTGGCCTTTAGATATTCTTATTGTTGTTTTCTGGGTATTATGGGGTATTGGAATATTTGGACTAATTGGTATTAGAAGAGAGAGAACATTATATATCTCTTTATGGTATTACATTGCATGTTTTATTGCTGTTGCAATGTTACACCTATTTAATAACTTAGAAGTTCCAACTATGTTAGTATCTGGTTATGGTTCATGGATTCACTCTGTATCTATGTATGCAGGTACAAATGATGCCTTAGTTCAATGGTGGTATGGACACAATGCTGTTGCATTCGTATTTACTACACCAATTATCGCTATGATTTATTATTTCTTACCAAAAGAGTCTGGACAAAATGTATACTCTTATAAGTTATCTATCTTAGCATTCTGGGGATTAATGTTTGTATATTTATGGGCTGGTGGACATCACTTGATTTACTCTACTGTTCCAGATTGGATGCAAACTATGGGTTCTGTAATGTCTGTTGTTTTAATTTTACCATCATGGGGATCTGCTATTAATATGCTTTTAACTATGAAAGGTGAGTGGCAACAATTACAAACTAATACACTAATTAAATTTATGGTATTAGCTTCAACATTCTATATGTTATCAACAATTGAAGGTCCTATTCAATCAATTAAATCAGTTAATGCAATTGCTCACTTTACTGATTGGATTCCAGGTCACGTTCATGATGGTGTTTTAGGATGGGTTGTATTTATGATTATGTCAGCATTATTCCATATGGCACCAAGAATGTATGGAAGAGAGATTTATTCTAAATCATTATTAGATACACAATTCTGGTTACAAACAACTGGTATTGTATTATACTTTACGTCAATGTGGATTGCAGGTATTACACAAGGTATGATGTGGAGAGCTTATGACGAATATGGTTCATTAGTTTACTCTTTCATTGATACAGTAACTGTTTTACATCCATACTATACTATTAGAGCTGTTGGTGGGTTATTATACCTAATTGGATTCTTTATGTTCGCATACAACATGTACAAAACTGCAACTGCAGGTAGAGTGCTTGATAAAGAACCAGTAAATGCTTCGCCAGTAGCAGCATAA
- the ccoO gene encoding cytochrome-c oxidase, cbb3-type subunit II, with protein MFHWFEQRPFFFSVLLFIFVAFAGIVEVIPDFAKQSRPTVGTKPYSLLELAGRHVYIKDSCNACHSQLIRPFKSETDRYGMYSLSGEYAYDRPFLWGSKRTGPDLMRVGNYRTTDWHENHMMEPASVVPGSIMPAYPHMFSNMADLDTAYAEAYTVKTVFNTPYDVDLDGDGKVDVALGDYETAIAKAKEEAKVIAADMKNQAVKDAVANGQVPEIVALIAYLNSLK; from the coding sequence ATGTTTCATTGGTTTGAACAAAGACCGTTTTTCTTTTCGGTACTGTTATTTATATTCGTTGCATTTGCAGGTATTGTTGAAGTGATTCCTGATTTTGCAAAACAATCAAGACCTACTGTTGGTACAAAACCATACAGTTTACTAGAGTTAGCGGGTAGACATGTTTATATTAAAGATTCTTGTAATGCTTGTCACTCACAATTAATTAGACCATTCAAGTCAGAAACTGACAGATATGGTATGTATTCATTATCTGGTGAATACGCATATGATAGACCATTCTTATGGGGATCAAAAAGAACTGGTCCAGATTTAATGAGAGTTGGTAATTATAGAACTACAGATTGGCATGAAAATCACATGATGGAACCAGCATCAGTTGTTCCTGGATCAATTATGCCAGCATATCCGCACATGTTCTCAAACATGGCAGACTTAGATACTGCATATGCTGAAGCTTATACAGTTAAAACTGTATTTAATACACCATATGATGTAGATTTAGATGGTGATGGAAAAGTTGATGTTGCGTTAGGTGATTATGAAACAGCTATTGCTAAAGCTAAAGAAGAAGCTAAAGTTATTGCTGCTGATATGAAAAATCAAGCTGTAAAAGATGCCGTAGCTAACGGTCAAGTTCCTGAAATAGTTGCATTAATTGCATATTTAAATTCTTTAAAATAA
- a CDS encoding CcoQ/FixQ family Cbb3-type cytochrome c oxidase assembly chaperone codes for MDQEALLTFQGYAKFFLILAVFIIFYSYAYSIYKRDKKGERDFEKYSNIVHDDTASSDPLEKRKEEKENKEKEK; via the coding sequence ATGGATCAAGAAGCTTTACTTACATTTCAAGGTTATGCGAAATTTTTCCTAATCTTGGCAGTATTTATAATATTTTACTCTTATGCTTACTCTATTTATAAGAGAGATAAAAAAGGTGAAAGAGATTTTGAAAAATATTCTAATATAGTACATGATGATACAGCTTCTTCTGATCCTCTCGAAAAAAGAAAAGAAGAAAAAGAGAATAAAGAGAAGGAGAAATAA
- a CDS encoding c-type cytochrome, with product MKSMVIGGIILIIALMAGTYFVAGDAFDSDDYINSLTMLGALAIIVITVFVALKYVNQIKNDTASGELAEEKWDGIGEYKNPIPTGWGLAFIGTMVWLLWYWTVGYPTNGFSQIGQWNEEVNEYNAKFASKWENPSEDTLISMGQSVFLVQCAPCHGVDAEGINGKAQNLTQRISKESVEYVIKNGSNNLVDAYPAGMPPMMLTEQADIDAVSSYVAGGFQGEQPAAFAVCAGCHGADGKGMAYVGPNIREYDDALVLSVLTNGKKGHIGSMPSFKGRLNPTQEKALAAYIRSIGE from the coding sequence ATGAAGTCTATGGTTATAGGTGGAATTATTCTTATCATCGCTTTAATGGCAGGAACTTACTTTGTTGCAGGTGATGCTTTTGACAGCGATGATTATATTAATAGTTTAACAATGTTAGGTGCCTTAGCAATTATTGTTATTACTGTATTTGTTGCACTTAAATATGTAAATCAAATTAAAAATGACACAGCTAGTGGTGAATTAGCTGAAGAAAAATGGGATGGTATTGGTGAGTACAAAAATCCAATTCCAACTGGATGGGGACTTGCATTTATTGGAACAATGGTTTGGTTATTATGGTACTGGACTGTGGGTTATCCAACAAATGGTTTCTCTCAAATTGGACAATGGAATGAAGAAGTAAATGAATACAATGCAAAATTCGCTTCAAAATGGGAAAACCCATCTGAAGATACTTTAATTTCTATGGGTCAATCAGTATTTTTAGTACAATGTGCACCTTGTCATGGTGTAGATGCTGAAGGTATTAATGGAAAAGCTCAAAACTTAACTCAAAGAATTTCAAAAGAATCTGTTGAGTATGTTATTAAAAATGGTTCAAACAACTTAGTTGATGCATATCCAGCAGGTATGCCTCCAATGATGTTAACTGAACAAGCTGATATTGATGCAGTTTCTTCATATGTTGCTGGTGGATTCCAAGGTGAACAACCTGCTGCATTTGCAGTTTGTGCTGGATGTCATGGTGCAGATGGTAAAGGTATGGCTTATGTAGGTCCAAATATTAGAGAATATGATGATGCATTAGTATTATCTGTATTAACTAATGGTAAAAAAGGTCATATTGGTTCAATGCCAAGTTTCAAAGGTAGACTTAATCCAACACAAGAAAAAGCACTTGCTGCTTACATTAGAAGTATAGGAGAGTAA
- a CDS encoding DUF4006 family protein, giving the protein MAGNTEMNDNERGLFSFMHGITGMLIAVVLLLTILVVLGYYAVIVQQNEAQNFYKINQDLSGLKANSPDNHKQYELVGK; this is encoded by the coding sequence ATGGCTGGAAATACAGAAATGAATGATAATGAAAGAGGATTGTTTTCTTTTATGCATGGTATTACAGGTATGTTAATTGCAGTAGTTTTACTTCTAACAATCTTAGTTGTATTAGGCTACTATGCTGTAATTGTACAACAAAATGAGGCTCAAAATTTTTATAAAATTAATCAAGACCTAAGTGGTTTAAAAGCTAATAGTCCTGATAACCATAAACAATATGAGTTAGTTGGAAAATAA
- a CDS encoding PD-(D/E)XK nuclease family protein: protein MQSRTKLLVFPTSRAIREYVNSQKEENILLPSIITIDELFKKSLLFENKKYLDEDERFLYLKEAVKGLDLGALGISSSFTYFIKQSDYIYRFFLELASENVDINTLDSIDTYGFYSEHLEILKQIKINFLNILDRENFVDRINFHKYYKINNKFINRYDEIELYFEGYFTKFEFEIIKEISKNSKLIIEFIYNEYNQKSIEKFIEQGFNLEINNKYRIDFSNKSILFKKIIKAKTENLVVKGFSSRVNQIAFIKKSLSDLITNGVDASKIAVILPDETFTKSISLFDNEKYFNYAMGLNIYTTSMYKIADAIYNYLNEDEIKNIRNLEFLECDKAYIDKLFKSNWNNNITIEIFEEIVAYFLSVEINKELIEKFNELVYKLYKIIFSYEDKIILKEAYKLIYQRLAKITLDDINSGKITVMGLLESRMISFEAIIICDFNESLIPKRSLKDKFLSTNLKRKANLPTSLDRENLQKYYYEKLISNTKNVYISYLKNDNEQISRFANMIFPEKIEDVLFDNSYKHILYNNSKIEHFNDDLELEIDLSLLTWSASSLKEFLECKRKYYLNHILKIKEHDISLKPKAYELGNIVHNTLEEYYKQDIQTYEVLINIFNKYRTNNSFLNLDLEIWKRRLKEFVEKEKKRFDFGLNIVSLEESFLIEYEGIKLRGTIDRIDKVEDNYYVIDYKTSSNLKVDSKRGFEKSTDFQLEFYYVAVNKLYNTDKINAYYYDLYEMQLKEEIVLDEKLNLLNEIFTKLKTKTVNFEKCNNSQLCQYCQFKTICNN, encoded by the coding sequence ATGCAATCTAGAACTAAATTATTAGTTTTTCCAACTTCAAGAGCAATAAGAGAATATGTAAACTCACAAAAAGAGGAAAATATTCTCTTACCATCTATAATAACAATTGATGAACTTTTTAAAAAATCACTTCTTTTTGAAAATAAAAAATATTTAGATGAAGATGAGAGATTTTTGTATCTAAAAGAAGCTGTAAAAGGTTTAGATCTAGGTGCTTTAGGTATATCTTCTAGTTTTACATATTTTATAAAACAAAGTGATTATATATATAGATTTTTTTTAGAATTAGCTAGTGAAAACGTAGATATAAACACTTTAGATAGTATTGATACTTATGGTTTTTACAGTGAACATTTGGAGATATTAAAACAAATAAAAATCAATTTTTTAAATATATTAGATAGAGAAAATTTTGTTGATAGAATAAATTTTCATAAATATTACAAAATCAATAATAAGTTTATAAATAGATATGATGAGATTGAATTGTATTTTGAAGGTTATTTTACAAAATTTGAATTTGAGATAATAAAAGAAATCTCAAAAAATAGTAAATTGATTATTGAATTTATCTATAATGAATATAATCAAAAATCGATAGAAAAATTTATTGAGCAAGGTTTTAATTTAGAAATAAATAACAAATACAGAATAGATTTTTCAAATAAAAGTATTTTATTTAAAAAAATAATTAAAGCAAAAACTGAAAATCTAGTAGTTAAAGGTTTTAGTTCTAGAGTAAACCAAATAGCTTTTATAAAAAAATCTCTAAGTGATTTGATTACTAATGGTGTAGATGCTTCAAAAATAGCTGTAATTCTACCAGATGAAACTTTTACTAAATCTATTTCACTTTTTGATAATGAGAAATATTTTAATTATGCGATGGGACTTAATATTTACACAACTAGTATGTATAAAATTGCTGATGCAATCTATAATTATCTAAATGAAGATGAGATAAAGAATATAAGAAATTTAGAATTTTTAGAGTGCGATAAGGCTTATATAGACAAACTATTTAAATCTAATTGGAATAATAATATCACAATAGAAATATTTGAAGAGATAGTAGCTTATTTTTTATCAGTAGAGATAAACAAAGAATTAATAGAAAAGTTCAATGAATTAGTATATAAATTATATAAGATAATATTTTCGTATGAAGATAAAATCATTTTAAAAGAAGCATATAAGCTAATATATCAACGTTTAGCTAAGATAACCTTGGATGATATTAATTCTGGTAAAATAACAGTAATGGGGCTATTAGAAAGCCGTATGATTAGTTTTGAAGCAATTATAATATGTGACTTCAATGAAAGTCTAATTCCAAAAAGAAGTTTAAAAGATAAGTTTCTATCTACTAATCTAAAAAGAAAAGCTAACTTACCAACATCTTTAGATAGAGAAAATTTACAAAAATACTATTATGAAAAACTAATTTCAAATACAAAAAATGTGTATATTTCTTATTTAAAAAATGATAATGAACAAATATCAAGATTTGCAAACATGATTTTCCCTGAAAAAATAGAAGATGTCTTGTTTGATAATAGTTACAAGCATATATTATATAATAATTCTAAAATAGAACATTTTAATGATGATCTTGAACTTGAAATAGATTTATCATTACTTACGTGGAGTGCAAGCTCTTTAAAAGAGTTTTTAGAGTGTAAAAGGAAATATTATCTAAATCATATTTTAAAGATAAAAGAGCACGATATTTCACTTAAACCAAAAGCTTACGAGTTAGGAAATATTGTTCATAATACCTTAGAAGAGTATTATAAACAAGATATCCAAACTTATGAAGTGCTAATTAATATATTTAATAAATATAGAACAAATAATAGTTTTTTAAATCTTGACTTAGAGATATGGAAAAGAAGGCTAAAAGAGTTTGTAGAAAAAGAGAAAAAAAGATTTGATTTTGGCTTAAATATTGTATCTTTGGAAGAGAGCTTTTTAATTGAATACGAAGGGATTAAACTAAGAGGTACAATTGATAGAATCGATAAAGTTGAAGATAATTACTATGTAATAGATTATAAAACTAGTAGCAATTTAAAAGTGGACTCAAAAAGAGGATTTGAAAAATCAACAGATTTTCAGTTGGAGTTTTATTATGTTGCAGTAAATAAACTTTATAATACTGACAAAATTAACGCTTACTATTATGATTTGTATGAAATGCAATTAAAAGAAGAGATTGTCTTAGATGAAAAGTTAAATTTATTAAATGAGATTTTTACAAAATTAAAAACAAAAACAGTAAATTTTGAAAAATGCAATAATTCACAGTTGTGTCAATATTGCCAATTTAAAACTATCTGTAATAATTAA